One window of the Trifolium pratense cultivar HEN17-A07 linkage group LG2, ARS_RC_1.1, whole genome shotgun sequence genome contains the following:
- the LOC123907240 gene encoding 39S ribosomal protein L41-A, mitochondrial-like, which yields MPLGLILGIGRAFRRKRTSSLDILSPKRAPRGFYKGKNCKSTGFYTRKAGYVILQEKLPNYVVPDLTGFKVCIFHLFNLSLCCLAFFLLIYRVNIYMDNDWFLGLLLP from the exons ATGCCTCTGGGGCTAATTTTAGGAATAGGAAGGGCATTTCGAAGGAAGCGAACATCCTCACTTGATATTTTATCACCAAAACGTGCTCCTCGAGGTTTTTACAAGGGAAAGAACTGCAAGTCCACTGGTTTCTACACTCGCAAGG CTGGGTATGTGATATTGCAGGAAAAGTTACCAAACTATGTAGTTCCTGATTTGACTGGTTTTAAGGTTTGCATCTTCcacttatttaatttatcaCTATGTTGCCTTGCTTTCTTTCTGCTTATTTACCGTGTTAACATTTACATGGATAACGATTGGTTTTTGGGGCTTCTGCTTCCTTGA
- the LOC123907239 gene encoding uncharacterized protein LOC123907239, with the protein MSKPPNGPPPPRRLYKHVSWSPDMLREEAWNRKKHDHLSRSRSSSHLLSKSLSEDDLEELKACFELGFGFDSPEFNPKLSHTIPALKLYHAVNKQYNKHSLSMSRSSSSSSIVSDNDDANTTAIFNPDDDLAAKKTRLKQWAKMVVCVARQSSKTSASVHSDQVD; encoded by the exons ATGTCAAAACCACCCAACGGGCCGCCACCACCACGACGACTCTACAAACATGTTTCATGGTCGCCGGACATGCTCCGGGAAGAAGCATGGAATAGAAAAAAACACGATCACCTCAGCCGCAGTAGAAGCAGCAGTCATCTGTTAAGCAAGAGTCTCTCAGAGGATGATTTAGAAGAACTCAAAGCTTGTTTTGAACTTGGATTCGGGTTTGATTCACCCGAATTCAACCCGAAACTATCACATACTATCCCTGCTTTGAAGTTATACCATGCTGTTAATAAACAGTACAACAAGCATAGCTTGTCAATGTCTcgatcatcttcttcatcttccatTGTTTCTGATAACGATGATGCAAATACCACCGCCATATTTAATCCAG ATGATGATTTGGCTGCGAAGAAGACTAGGTTGAAACAATGGGCGAAGATGGTTGTTTGTGTGGCGCGACAATCTTCTAAGACATCAGCTTCGGTCCATTCTGACCAAGTTGATTGA
- the LOC123904680 gene encoding serine carboxypeptidase-like 26: protein SAEDTYNFLVNWLQRFPQFKSRDFFIAGESYAGHYIPQLAEFIFDRNQDTNKYSFINLKGFIVGNPESDDYYDYKGIVEYAWSHAVISDQHYEKAKQVCDFKQSRWSKKCFQVMDELFNEYSEIDIFNIYAPACRLNSTSTVTNNGPQSLTKVKINYRIRIYGGYDPCFSTYAEEYFNRVDVQSSFHANNIAWRGCNDSIFKTYNINVFSVLPIYAKLIKGGLKIWIYRLNIKYVRLYKPQFTHFTNLRMTSFSDYYYKNKFIF, encoded by the exons TCAGCTGAGGATACTTATAATTTCTTGGTAAATTGGCTACAAAGATTCCCACAATTTAAATCTAGGGACTTTTTCATAGCAGGAGAAAGCTATGCTG GCCACTATATCCCTCAGCTTGCAGAGTTTATTTTTGACAGAAACCAAGATACAAACAAATACTCCTTTATTAATCttaaaggttttatt GTAGGGAATCCAGAAAGTGATGATTATTATGATTATAAAGGCATAGTAGAATATGCTTGGAGTCATGCAGTTATATCAGACCAACATTatgaaaaagcaaaacaagTTTGTGATTTTAAACAATCTCGATGGTCCAAAAAGTGCTTCCAGGTCATGGATGAACTGTTCAATGAATATTCAGAAATTGACATATTCAACATTTATGCCCCAGCATGTCGCTTGAATAGTACATCCACAGTAACAAATAATGGCCCTCAATCACTTACAAAG GTGAAAATTAATTATAGGATAAGAATTTATGGGGGCTATGATCCTTGTTTTTCCACATATGCAGAAGAATATTTCAATAGGGTAGATGTTCAGTCATCTTTTCATGCAAATAACATAGCATGGAGAGGTTGCAA TGATTCCATATTCAAGACTTACAACATCAATGTTTTTTCTGTCCTACCTATCTACGCCAAACTCATCAAGGGTGGCCTTAAGATATGGATTTATAG ACTCAATATCAAATATGTTAGGCTATATAAGCCTCAATTCACTCACTTCACTAACTTGAGGATGACAAGTTTCTCCgattattattataagaataaatttatcttttaa
- the LOC123907237 gene encoding uncharacterized protein LOC123907237 isoform X2 — translation MEQDLRLRSHLHSPTFPSDPEPFPELTRSGSYSDSDSSATTVDNTSRDTAPFLDTSRRWTDQLHKLYLSSLEASFVNELHHSIHLRGRRFHNNADEAYKCRALQNTPTMPRQSLALQDGFQEKINLEKIAPMLESAADSHVLAGSEPGFAMVDKVCSLREPITYDHGLFRNKEIHASGSSPSANRSAKSCLEKQCSFNEESGCSSTGIVSKYLNIFILYPCKCLKKEISLRDGKI, via the exons ATGGAACAAGATCTCCGTCTCCGCAGTCACCTCCACTCACCGACGTTTCCCTCCGATCCAGAGCCATTTCCTGAGTTGACTCGCTCAGGTTCTTACTCCGACTCCGACTCCTCCGCCACCACCGTCGACAACACCTCCCGTGATACCGCTCCGTTTCTG GACACGTCTAGAAGATGGACAGATCAACTGCACAAGTTATATCTCAGCTCTTTAGAGGCCTCCTTTGTGAATGAGTTGCATCATTCTATACACTTACGTGGCCGGAGATTTCACAATAATGCTGATGAAGCATATAAATGTAGAGCTCTGCAAAATACACCTACTATGCCTAGGCAG tCTCTGGCTCTACAAGATGGCTTCCAGGAGAAGATCAACCTTGAAAAAATTGCACCTATGTTAGAGAGTGCAGCTGATTCTCATGTTCTTGCAGGAAGTGAACCAGGATTTGCAATGGTAGATAAAGTTTGTAGTTTGAGAGAGCCTATTACCTATGACCATGGCTTATTTCGTAACAAGGAGATTCATGCCAGTGGAAGTTCACCATCTGCCAACAGGTCAGCAAAAAGTTGTTTGGAGAAGCAATGCTCATTCAATGAAGAATCGGGTTGCAGTAGTACAG GCATTGTTTCCAAGTACTTAAATATTTTCATTCTATATCCTTGTAAATGTTTAAAGAAGGAAATAAGTCTTCGAGATGGAAAAATCTAA
- the LOC123907237 gene encoding cold-regulated protein 27 isoform X1 — protein MEQDLRLRSHLHSPTFPSDPEPFPELTRSGSYSDSDSSATTVDNTSRDTAPFLDTSRRWTDQLHKLYLSSLEASFVNELHHSIHLRGRRFHNNADEAYKCRALQNTPTMPRQSLALQDGFQEKINLEKIAPMLESAADSHVLAGSEPGFAMVDKVCSLREPITYDHGLFRNKEIHASGSSPSANRSAKSCLEKQCSFNEESGCSSTEVTDQNFKDEVASSSSMPKAKRLKTAAANGSSTDQVVPFGKFQTTDVSTVSNSTPENEGQELLSELPESFRIPKSDLPFLQDR, from the exons ATGGAACAAGATCTCCGTCTCCGCAGTCACCTCCACTCACCGACGTTTCCCTCCGATCCAGAGCCATTTCCTGAGTTGACTCGCTCAGGTTCTTACTCCGACTCCGACTCCTCCGCCACCACCGTCGACAACACCTCCCGTGATACCGCTCCGTTTCTG GACACGTCTAGAAGATGGACAGATCAACTGCACAAGTTATATCTCAGCTCTTTAGAGGCCTCCTTTGTGAATGAGTTGCATCATTCTATACACTTACGTGGCCGGAGATTTCACAATAATGCTGATGAAGCATATAAATGTAGAGCTCTGCAAAATACACCTACTATGCCTAGGCAG tCTCTGGCTCTACAAGATGGCTTCCAGGAGAAGATCAACCTTGAAAAAATTGCACCTATGTTAGAGAGTGCAGCTGATTCTCATGTTCTTGCAGGAAGTGAACCAGGATTTGCAATGGTAGATAAAGTTTGTAGTTTGAGAGAGCCTATTACCTATGACCATGGCTTATTTCGTAACAAGGAGATTCATGCCAGTGGAAGTTCACCATCTGCCAACAGGTCAGCAAAAAGTTGTTTGGAGAAGCAATGCTCATTCAATGAAGAATCGGGTTGCAGTAGTACAG AGGTCACTGATCAAAACTTCAAGGATGAAGTAGCCAGTTCAAGCAGCATGCCCAAGGCTAAAAGGTTGAAGACAGCTGCAGCTAATGGTTCAAGCACCGATCAA GTTGTCCCATTTGGAAAGTTTCAGACAACTGATGTTTCAACGGTTAGCAATTCAACACCAGAGAATGAAGGACAGGAATTGCTATCTGAACTCCCAGAGAGCTTCCGTATCCCAAAGTCTGATCTGCCTTTTCTCCAGGATAGGTAA
- the LOC123907236 gene encoding beta-glucosidase-like SFR2, chloroplastic, with product MTLVSLFLTATKLAGAIVTLTVAANAFSFSRFRNKNLNRFRSPIDESSDTLADFNITEGEDGFFFGLATAPAHVEDKLDDAWIQFAEQESVVGSEQKVDALMGSATADGGSQQAVSSPQHARKGNKKSLKVAMEAMIRGFEKYMEVDEHEGEEEIIPNVTAWHNVPHPEERLRFWSDPDIELKLAKDTGVTVFRMGIDWSRIMPKEPVNGLKESVNYAALERYKWIISRVRSYGMKVMLTLFHHSLPPWAGDYGGWKLEKTVDYFMDFTRLVVDSVSDLVDYWITFNEPHVFCMLTYCSGTWPGGHPDMLEAATATLPTGVFQQAMHWIAVSHLKAYDYIHELSNSSNPLIGVAHHVSFMRPYGLFDIAAVSLANSLSLFPFIDEISKKLDFIGVNYYGQEVVSGAGLKLVENDEYSESGRGVYPDGLYRMLLQFHERYKHLNMPFIIAENGIADETDLIRRPYLLEHLLAVYAAMNEGVSVLGYLFWTISDNWEWADGYGPKFGLVAVDRANNLARIPRPSYHLFSKVVNSGKVTREDREKAWNELQRAAEEKKTRPFYRAVDKNGLMLAGGLDEPIQRPYIERDWRFGHYEMDGLQDHLSRFSRFTIQRLSLKRKKKYQKKESVLNPL from the exons ATGACGCTTGTTTCACTCTTCCTCACCGCCACCAAACTCGCCGGAGCTATAGTCACTCTCACCGTCGCCGCCAATGCCTTCTCTTTCTCTCGTTTCCGCAACAAAAACCTTAACCGTTTTCGTTCCCCTATTGATGAATCCTCTGATACCCTCGCCGATTTCAACATTACAG aagGAGAAGATGGGTTTTTCTTTGGGTTGGCGACAGCACCGGCACATGTTGAGGACAAACTTGATGATGCTTGGATTCAATTTGCTGAGCAAGAAAGTGTTGTTGGTTCTGAGCAGAAAGTGGATGCTTTGATGGGCTCTGCCACTGCTGACGGTGGGTCTCAACAAGCTGTATCATCTCCACAACATGCTAGGAAGGGAAACAAGAAGTCTCTTAAGGTAGCTATGGAGGCCATGATCAGAGGATTTGAGAAATACATGGAAGTAGATGAACATGAAGGCGAAGAAGAAATCATTCCTAATGTAACTGCTTGGCATAATGTACCTCACCC GGAGGAGAGGTTAAGGTTTTGGTCTGATCCTGATATagaactaaaattggccaaggATACTGGTGTTACTGTTTTCCGTATGGGAATTGACTGGTCAAGAATCATGCCCAAGGAGCCAGTAAACGGCCTTAAAGAATCT GTTAACTATGCTGCATTGGAGCGTTATAAATGGATTATCAGTAGGGTTAGATCATATGGAATGAAGGTGATGCTCACTCTTTTTCATCACTCACTTCCCCCCTGGGCAGGTGATTACGGAGGTTGGAAGCTGGAAAAGACGGTGGATTATTTCATGGACTTTACCAG GCTTGTTGTTGACAGTGTATCAGATTTAGTAGACTATTGGATAACATTTAATGAGCCCCATGTCTTCTGTATGCTTACTTATTGTTCTGGCACCTGGCCTGGTGGACATCCTGATATGCTGGAGGCTGCTACTGCCACACTTCCTACAGGTGTTTTCCAGCAGGCCATGCATTGGATAGCTGTTTCTCACTTGAAGGCATATGATTACATCCACGAACTCAG TAACTCATCAAATCCATTAATTGGCGTTGCACATCATGTGTCGTTTATGCGGCCCTATGGTCTGTTTGATATTGCTGCTGTTTCATTGGCTAATTCATTGAGTCTCTTCCCATTCATCGATGAGATATCCAAAAAGCTGGACTTTATAGGCGTTAACTATTATGGCCAG GAAGTGGTTTCAGGTGCTGGCCTAAAGCTGGTGGAAAATGATGAGTACAGTGAATCTGGTCGTGGGGTATATCCTGATGGCTTATATCGCATGTTGCTTCAGTTCCATGAAAGATACAAGCATCTAAATATGCCCTTCATAATTGCTGAAAATGGAATTGCAGATGAAACTGATTTGATCCGCCGGCCGTATCTCTTGGAGCATTTGCTTGCTGTTTATGCAGCTATGAATGAG GGTGTGTCTGTGCTTGGTTACCTATTCTGGACTATTTCTGATAACTGGGAGTGGGCTGATGGATATGGCCCCAAGTTTGGACTTGTTGCAGTTGACAGGGCAAATAATCTTGCACGGATCCCTCGCCCTTCTTACCATCTGTTTTCTAAA GTTGTGAATAGCGGTAAAGTTACACGTGAAGATCGTGAAAAAGCTTGGAATGAACTTCAAAGAGCTGCCGAAGAGAAGAAGACAAGACCATTTTATCGGGCTGTGGACAAAAATGGTTTAATGTTAGCAG GTGGACTTGATGAACCGATACAGCGACCTTATATAGAAAGAGATTGGCGGTTTGGTCATTATGAGATGGATGGCCTGCAAGATCACTTAAGCCGCTTCTCAAGATTCACTATTCAACGATTATCcctaaaaaggaaaaagaaatatCAAAAGAAGGAATCGGTTCTTAACCCTCTTTGA
- the LOC123907242 gene encoding bZIP transcription factor 46-like, which yields MNFTWDAMSVKPPLMSQSSIYSLTFDELQNTVGGVGKDFGSMNMDELLKNIWNVEETQTLTSSVVEGPNPIGNNLQRQGSLTLPRTLSQRKVDEVWRDLMKDSGNSGSSMPQRQATLGEVTLEEFLVRAGVVKEDTPPPPNHAQQIERPDNNKWFSDFSRSNNNTNLLPFQQPNGNNGNGDLSDNNNLAPKQLPPSSLNPNQSHRPPPLFPKPTNVAFAAPIHLLNNAQLGNPGRSVVPSVGMFGLSAANVVAPVGSPGSKMSPDAITKHNVDPSLPSPVPYGINRGRKGGAVEKVVERRQRRMIKNRESAARSRARKQAYTVELEAEVAKLKEVNEELQRKQAEFLEMQKNKEDLLRTNKIKFLRRTLTGPW from the exons ATGAACTTCACTTGGGATGCAATGAGTGTGAAGCCACCTCTAATGAGCCAGTCTTCGATATACTCGCTCACTTTTGATGAGTTACAGAACACCGTTGGTGGAGTTGGAAAAGATTTTGGATCAATGAATATGGATGAACTCTTGAAAAACATATGGAAtgttgaagagacacaaaccttAACATCTTCAGTTGTTGAAGGACCTAACCCAATTGGTAATAATTTGCAAAGACAGGGGTCATTGACATTGCCAAGGACACTTAGTCAGAGAAAAGTTGATGAAGTTTGGAGGGATTTGATGAAAGATAGTGGTAATAGTGGTTCATCTATGCCTCAAAGACAAGCAACATTAGGTGAAGTGACTTTGGAGGAGTTTTTGGTGAGAGCTGGTGTTGTGAAAGAAGATACCCCGCCGCCGCCTAATCATGCTCAACAAATTGAAAGACCAGATAATAATAAATGGTTTAGTGATTTTTCTAGATCAAACAATAACACCAATCTACTACCCTTTCAACAACCAAATGGAAATAATGGTAATGGTGATTTGAGTGACAATAATAACTTAGCTCCTAAGCAACTTCCTCCTTCATCATTGAACCCAAATCAATCTCACCGGCCGCCGCCACTTTTCCCGAAACCTACAAATGTAGCATTTGCTGCTCCTATTCATTTGTTAAACAATGCTCAACTTGGTAACCCTGGTAGAAGTGTAGTGCCCAGTGTTGGAATGTTTGGTTTATCTGCGGCGAATGTCGTAGCTCCTGTTGGTTCTCCAGGAAGTAAAATGTCGCCGGATGCAATTACAAAGCATAATGTAGATCCTTCTTTACCATCACCAGTTCCTTATGGAATCAACAGAGGGAGAAAGGGTGGTGCTGTAGAAAAAGTTGTTGAAAGGAGACAAAGGAGAATGATAAAAAATAGAGAATCAGCTGCGAGGTCACGGGCTCGCAAACAG GCTTACACTGTTGAACTAGAGGCTGAAGTTGCAAAACTTAAGGAAGTAAATGAAGAATTACAAAGAAAGCAG GCAGAATTTCTGGAAATGCAGAAAAATAAGGAGGACCTGCTACggacaaataaaattaaattcttgAGAAGGACACTTACAGGTCCATGGTAG